The following coding sequences are from one Bufo bufo chromosome 2, aBufBuf1.1, whole genome shotgun sequence window:
- the LOC120991901 gene encoding gastrula zinc finger protein XlCGF17.1-like, giving the protein MFRIIHNGEKPYSCSELRKNITDVSSFVKHEKHHTSEKPLSCSECGKCFTNKSHLVRHDKIHTGEKPYSCSECGKCFTNKSHLVRHDKIHTGEKPYSCSECGKCFTNKSHLVRHDKIYTGEKPYSCSVCGKCFTNKSDLVRHEKIHTGEKPYSCSECGKCFTNKSHLVRHDKIYTGEKPYSCSVCGKCFTNKSDLVRHEKIHTGEKPYSCSECGKCFTNKSDLVTHERIHTGEKPYSCSECGKCFTQKSQLVKHERVHTGEKPYSCSECWKCFTNRSDLVKHERSHTGEKPHSCSECWKCFTNRSDLVKHERVHTGVKPYSCSECGKCFTQKSQLVKHERIHTGEKPFSCSECGKRFAQKPSLVAHQRSHTQEK; this is encoded by the exons atgttcagaat AATTCACaatggagagaagccatattcatgttcagaattgaGGAAAAATATTACAGATGTATCAAGTTTTGTTAAGCATGAGAAGCATCACACAAGTGAGAAGCcgctttcatgttcagaatgtgggaaatgttttacaaataaatcacatcttgttaggcatgacaaaattcacacaggagagaagccatattcatgttcagaatgtgggaaatgttttacaaataaatcacatcttgttaggcatgacaaaattcacacaggagagaagccatattcatgttcagaatgtgggaaatgttttacaaataaatcacatcttgttaggcATGACAAAAtttacacaggagagaagccgtattcatgttcagtttgtgggaaatgttttacaaataaatcagatcttgttaggcatgaaaaaattcacacaggagagaagccgtattcatgttcagaatgtgggaaatgttttacaaataaatcacatcttgttaggcATGACAAAAtttacacaggagagaagccgtattcatgttcagtttgtgggaaatgttttacaaataaatcagatcttgttaggcatgaaaaaattcacacaggagagaagccgtattcatgttcagaatgtgggaaatgttttacaaataaatcagatcttgttacacatgagagaattcacacaggagagaagccgtattcatgttcagaatgtgggaaatgttttacacagaaatctcaacttgttaaacatgagagagttcacacaggagagaaaccgtattcatgttcagaatgttggaaatgttttacaaatagatcagatcttgttaaacatgagagaagtcacacaggagagaagccacattcatgttcagaatgttggaaatgttttacaaatagatcagatcttgttaaacatgagagagttcacacaggagtgaagccgtattcatgttcagaatgtgggaaatgttttacacagaaatctcaactagttaaacatgagagaattcacacaggagagaagccgttttcatgttcagaatgtgggaaacgttttGCACAGAAGCCAAGTCTTGTtgcacatcagagaagtcacacacaAGAGAAGTAG